The DNA segment GGCCGCTGGTGAGGGTGTCGAGGAAGTCTTGGACGAGGGGGTGCAGTTCGGGGGGTGTGTCGGCGCGGGCGGCGGTGCCGGTGAGGGTGGCGCCGCGGATGGAGAGGGCGGCGGCGATGGTGGGCAGGATGCCGTCGCGGCGGTGGAGGAGGAGGGGGGTGCGGGCGGCGTCGGTGCTGCTCCAGCCGATGCGGGGGTCGCCGCTGCGCGGGTCGGCGGAGTGTTCTGCCGGTGCCCCAGTTTGAGTCATGTTCATGATCGCCTTCCCCTCCCGTACATCCCCCGGCAGCTCACAGCGTGCCAAATGGCGTGGCTGATGGGGAAGCTGGGGCGGGGCGACACGCCCAGGTTTGGGCGAGCTGTCACCGGAGGGTGACGTTTGGTCACGGAAGCGGACGGGTGGACGGCCGGTGCCCGGTGACCGGTGCCGTCGTACCGCATAGGCTGTTGGTGTCGCGATTCCTGCGGTGATCCGTGCGGACGGCGCGCGGGGCGCCGGTGGGAGTGGTGGCGGCAAGCAGTCGAGACAGACGTGACAGTCGAATACGTTCCGTGACGGCACGCTGGTGGTCGGTGCGGGTCGTACAGAGTGCCGCAGGGGGCAACCGCCATGACGACAGGTCGGCTCGGACAGAGAGCCGTGCCGCCGAATGCGGCCTACGCCGGACAGGTCGTGCACTTCCCGGATCCGGTGCGGGCGGCCCGTCACCCGAGAGGGGTACGGGTGGACGAGCGTGGGTACCCCGATTTCTCGCCGTACGCGCGTGCGATGGCGGAGATCGCGGAGCCTCCGGAGGGTTTCGGTGTCGACGAGCTGCGGCTGACGGACTACGTGTCGGCGAACGCGGCGCTGGCGGCGACCGGTCACGAGCTGTGGGGCACGGTGCCCGCGGTGGCGACGCCGCACGGCTGGACGTGGCATCACGCGGTGGCGTCACGGCGGCTGGAACTGGTGCCGGTCGAGGTGAAGGCGCTGCTGCGGCACCACGGTGGTGTGGTGACGTCGGGCGTGGACCAGGAGAAGCGAGGCACGCGGCCGCTGCAGGAGACGCGTCCGGCGCATTTCCGGCTGCCGAAGTCGGGGCTCGGGGTGACCGAGGCGCAGGTGCTGAACGTCGAGGAGGATCTCGGCTACCGGCTGCCCGGCGCGTACCGGTCGTTCCTGAAGGCGGCGGGCGGTTGCGCGCCGGTGGGCACGGCACTGGACGCCGAACTGGGCCTGCTGGTCGACCAGCCGTTCTTCACGGTGCGGGACGAGGCCGCGGTCAACGACCTGGTGTACATCAACAAGTGTCTGCGCGATCACCTGACCAAGGACTACCTGGCCGTCGGGTTCGTCCAGGGAGGTCTGCTGGCGGTGAAGGTGCGGGGCGACCGGGTCGGTTCGGTGTGGTTCTGCGCCTACGACGACGCGCGGGACGTGGATCCGTCGTGGCCGCCGGCGGAGCGGGTGGAGCGGCTGCTGCTGCCGTGCGGGGACGACTTCGACGCGTTCCTGGCCCGTCTGGCGGGATCGCCGCCGGAGCTGGAGACGGTGGCGAATCTGATGGTGGACGGCGGCTTCGCGCAGGTCGTTCCGGTTGCTGCGGGGGAGTGAGGTCCGGCGATGGTGACGTTCGCGCAGGCGCAGGAGCGTGCGGAGGAGTGGGTCAACGGGGAGGTGCCGTCGTACCAGCACCGTGAGGTGCGGGTGCGGGAGTTCGGCCTCGGGTTCGTGGTGTGGGCGGAGGACCGCGAGGACGGGCCGCGTTCGGACGGTGGTGGTCAGCGGCTGGTGATCGCCCGGGACAGCGGTGAGGCGACGCTGTGGCCCGCGCTGGCGGTGGGCGAGGTGATCCGCCGGTACGAGGAGGAGTACGCCCGTACGGACGAGACGGACGGGCCGGCACCGGCGGCTCCGGCACGGGTGGACCTGAACCAGACGTCGTTCCTGCTGAGTCCGCCGGAGTGGCTGCAGGAGGCGGCGGACCGGCGGGGGGAGACGTCGGGCGGTTCGGCGGGTACGGCCGGGTCCGGGGCCGCCGCCGGTACTGCGGCGCCGGGTGCGCCGGTGGCGCCCGGGAGCGGTGCCGCAGCACCGGCGGCGGCGGACCGGCTGGGGATCCCGGACCGGCGGGGGGAGACGTCGGGCGGTTCGGCGGGTACGGCCGGGTCCGGGGCCGCCGCCGGTACTGCGGCGCCGGGTGCGCCGGGTGCGCCGGTGGCGCCCGGGAGCGGTGCCGCCTGGCCCGCTGCCGGTGGGGGCGACTCCCCGGCGGGGGCCGGTGCGGGCACTCCGGCCGGGGCGACGCCGTGGGCCGGTACGGACACGAACGCCGACGCCGGTGAGGACGGTTCGGTGCCGCTGCCGGTCACCGTGTTCGCGCCGCCGCTGAGCCAGTCCGACGACGGGACGCTGCCGCCCCCGGCGTCGGCGTCGGACGCTCCCACGGCGCTGATGTCGGGAGGCAGCCGGCTGCCGCCGACGGCGCTGACGCCGGCGTTGCAGGACGCGGACGCGCAGACTCCGCCGGACGCGGGGACAGCTGCACCGGGTGCGCCGGCGCAGAACGCCGCGGACATAGCCGACGCCGCGACCCGTGGGGCGGCGCCCCCGCGCCGCCCCACGGGCCCGCCGCCGCCTCCGCCGGGCGCCCCGGGGATGCCGGGTGTGCGGCCGGGGGGTACGCCTCCGCCGTCGCCCCCCTCGGGTGCCGGCGCGCCGGGTGGTCCGGCGGGCGGGTACGTGCCGACGCAGATGGTGTCGTCCTCGGGGTCCCACGGCCTCGGCGGTTTCGACGGCCGGGGAGGGCCGGCGGGCCCGGGCGGTCCGCAGCCGTCCGGGGCCTCGACGCCTGCCCCGGGTGCCCCGGGCACGCCGCCCGGCGGTGTCCATCACGCCGCGACGATGTTCGCCGACCCCGGCCGGCCGGGTGCCGGTACCCCCCCGCCTCCCGGCCCGCCCGGCGCTCCGGGTGCTCCCGTGCATCACGCGGAGACGGTGCTGGCGGGGCCCCCGGTCGGTGGGCCCGGTACACCTCCTCCGCCGTCGGTCCCCGGCGGTCCGGGTGTGCCGCCGCCTCCCGCCCCGCCGGGGATGCCGGGTGCGGTGCCGCCGGGTGTGTCCGGGCCAGGCCGGCCGCCGGCGTACGGCTATCCGTCGCAGCCGGTCGGGCAGCCGACGGTCGGTCCCGGCTATCAGGCCGTGCTGCGCTACCGCGCGCAGGACGGTTCCGAGCAGCAGCTGATCCGGCGTTCGGCGCCGGGCACGCCGCATCCGGAGTGGCAGGTCTTCCACGAGCTGCGGGCGATGAACGTGCCTCCGGGCCAGGTGCTGGAGCTGCACACGGAGCTGGAGTCGTGCGAGCTGCCGGGCGCCTACTGTGCGCGGATGATCAGGGAGCAGTGGCCGCAGGCACGGATCACGAACATCGCGCCGTACGGCACGGATCATGCGAGCCGGCAGCAGGGAATGCAGCAACTGCTCGTCCATCAGGGTGAATTGCACCAGGTGGCGGACGGGCCCGCCCGGCCGGCTCCGGTGCGCGCGCCGCTGCCCCCGGTGCAGCCTGCGCCGCCGCTTCCGCCGGAGGCCATCGGGCAGGAGCTGGCGGGGGCGTTCGGGCCGGGGGTGTTCCGGTTCGAGCAGCAGGCGGTGTCCCGGCAGGGTGTGCCGCCGGTGGTGGCGCACACGCTGGTGGCGGCCGGGCTGCCGCTGGACATGGGCCCGTTCTTCTGGGCGCAGGCCCAGCCGGGCCGTCCGGTGCCGACGCTGGCGGAGCTGGCCGCGGAGCGGGGGGTGCAGCCGGCGTCGGACGCGGGCTCGTACCTCGTCGTGGGCAGCGACTTCGGCAAGGCGATCTGTGTCCAGTACGGCACGGCGAACATCGTCGCGGTGCCGGTGGAGGCGGGCCCGGGGGGCGCGCCCGTGCCGCCGCAGTTCGTGAACACGGGGCTGCCGGAGTTCGCACGCTGTCTGGCGTTGCTGGGGCGGATGTGGCGGCTGCGGTTCGGGCTGAACCAGGAGCAGGCGGGCCGCTGGACCGTCGACTTCCAGACGCAGCTGGCGGCGC comes from the Streptomyces sp. KMM 9044 genome and includes:
- a CDS encoding SMI1/KNR4 family protein; translated protein: MTTGRLGQRAVPPNAAYAGQVVHFPDPVRAARHPRGVRVDERGYPDFSPYARAMAEIAEPPEGFGVDELRLTDYVSANAALAATGHELWGTVPAVATPHGWTWHHAVASRRLELVPVEVKALLRHHGGVVTSGVDQEKRGTRPLQETRPAHFRLPKSGLGVTEAQVLNVEEDLGYRLPGAYRSFLKAAGGCAPVGTALDAELGLLVDQPFFTVRDEAAVNDLVYINKCLRDHLTKDYLAVGFVQGGLLAVKVRGDRVGSVWFCAYDDARDVDPSWPPAERVERLLLPCGDDFDAFLARLAGSPPELETVANLMVDGGFAQVVPVAAGE
- a CDS encoding SUKH-4 family immunity protein yields the protein MVTFAQAQERAEEWVNGEVPSYQHREVRVREFGLGFVVWAEDREDGPRSDGGGQRLVIARDSGEATLWPALAVGEVIRRYEEEYARTDETDGPAPAAPARVDLNQTSFLLSPPEWLQEAADRRGETSGGSAGTAGSGAAAGTAAPGAPVAPGSGAAAPAAADRLGIPDRRGETSGGSAGTAGSGAAAGTAAPGAPGAPVAPGSGAAWPAAGGGDSPAGAGAGTPAGATPWAGTDTNADAGEDGSVPLPVTVFAPPLSQSDDGTLPPPASASDAPTALMSGGSRLPPTALTPALQDADAQTPPDAGTAAPGAPAQNAADIADAATRGAAPPRRPTGPPPPPPGAPGMPGVRPGGTPPPSPPSGAGAPGGPAGGYVPTQMVSSSGSHGLGGFDGRGGPAGPGGPQPSGASTPAPGAPGTPPGGVHHAATMFADPGRPGAGTPPPPGPPGAPGAPVHHAETVLAGPPVGGPGTPPPPSVPGGPGVPPPPAPPGMPGAVPPGVSGPGRPPAYGYPSQPVGQPTVGPGYQAVLRYRAQDGSEQQLIRRSAPGTPHPEWQVFHELRAMNVPPGQVLELHTELESCELPGAYCARMIREQWPQARITNIAPYGTDHASRQQGMQQLLVHQGELHQVADGPARPAPVRAPLPPVQPAPPLPPEAIGQELAGAFGPGVFRFEQQAVSRQGVPPVVAHTLVAAGLPLDMGPFFWAQAQPGRPVPTLAELAAERGVQPASDAGSYLVVGSDFGKAICVQYGTANIVAVPVEAGPGGAPVPPQFVNTGLPEFARCLALLGRMWRLRFGLNQEQAGRWTVDFQTQLAALDPAALGSPESWWSVLLEQMWDGLL